A genomic stretch from Hoplias malabaricus isolate fHopMal1 chromosome 4, fHopMal1.hap1, whole genome shotgun sequence includes:
- the cntn1b gene encoding contactin 1b, whose translation MAWGIMVVPLVVLSVLSFLLLSADAIKPRFLEPRIFDKEATGFGPIFEEEPLDTVYAEDSPEAKISMNCRVRANPPATIKWWHNNWEIKLMEQPDEHYSLVGGNLVITNPDKSKHAGKYVCVAKNVYGTTVSKEAIVRFGFLNQFPTDEREAVYVKEGQGAVLLCAPPSRYPAEVMYRWIYNDFPNFIIPDQRRFVSQTTGNLYIAKVEASDVGNYSCFVSSPIIGKSVFSTPIPLVPQIEKEVKRYPADIRVRFPKTYALVAQNVTLECFALGNPLPHIRWRKLDADLPPNYEVSMNGALLHLINVQYEDEGSYECEALNVKGMDWYRQWLYVEGAPEWAEHINDTEKDVGTELTLSCTAVGKPLPWIRWMKDGYSYGKGELKFSSLTFEDSGMYQCVAENTWGVIYANAELRVVSCAPTFIYNPVKKKLLGAQNGRVVIECKPRAAPKPRFIWKRGSELLSNSSRMSIWADGSLEIVNVTMSDEGSYTCYAENDRGKANSTGSLTITEATKITIAPSDVEVMVGEMAVLQCSASYDPSLDITFIWTRDSYIINLVTDFEHYEQMMGRENSGDLLIKNAQIEHAGEYICTAQTIVDNATAIANVVVKGLPGPPGGVRVEEIKDTSVKLVWSLGSDHGSPLTQHVIQSRDFYAIDPEDWKTAVTSPVFLDGKTETAEVIDLYPWMEYEFRVYAINELGAGVSSLPSIKIKTWDAIPTMSPTDVDGYMSVTGELIVTWTPLKPQYFFGKKIGYVVAFKPHEDSEWKWSTVADPEARRFTFKITINPDTEIEVKVKAYNNKGEGPYSLTKVVFSSSIAPTEAPLDVYARQVTATEALVWWMPVYQVPPHWVDGYQIRYWRKYDDNEAAASRVLVHSSFNQTRLENMRPDSHYLIEVRAYNGAGLGPPSEHCEMFTRRPPPSRRLRVYKYVSFTRKWLYIYWDHIYNYWNESYVEGYKILYRKEGERYGKLYTTGRHYIDFPMPETGDYVIEIRARCEGGDGPISQIRVQGRAALVSQSLSAVSLLLLVLSWMNLGL comes from the exons ATGGCTTGGGGCATCATGGTGGTTCCATTGGTAGTCCTGTCCGTCCTCTCCTTTTTGCTCTTATCAGCTG ATGCAATCAAGCCCAGGTTCTTGGAGCCCAGAATTTTTGACA AGGAAGCCACAGGTTTTGGGCCCATCTTTGAGGAGGAGCCCCTAGACACGGTGTATGCAGAGGATTCACCTGAAGCCAAAATCTCTATGAACTGCAGAGTTCGAGCCAACCCACCAGCCACCATCAA ATGGTGGCATAACAACTGGGAGATTAAACTGATGGAACAGCCAGATGAACACTACAGTTTAGTGGGTGGAAACCTGGTCATCACCAACCCAGATAAGAGCAAGCATGCGgggaaatatgtgtgtgtggccaaGAACGTTTATGGCACTACTGTCAGCAAAGAAGCTATTGTTAGGTTTGGAT ttctgAACCAGTTTCCTACAGATGAAAGAGAAGCTGTTTATGTCAAAGAAGGACAGGGGGCTGTCCTACTATGTGCCCCGCCCTCTCGCTATCCAG CTGAGGTGATGTACCGTTGGATATACAATGACTTCCCCAATTTTATTATTCCTGACCAGAGACGCTTTGTGTCTCAGACCACTGGGAACCTCTACATTGCTAAGGTAGAGGCTTCTGATGTTGGCAACTACTCTTGCTTTGTTTCCAGCCCCATCATTGGCAAGAGTGTCTTCAGCACCCCCATCCCACTGGTGCCCCAGATAGAAA AGGAAGTGAAGCGATATCCTGCAGACATCAGAGTCAGATTCCCTAAGACGTATGCTCTGGTGGCACAGAATGTGACGCTGGAGTGCTTTGCTCTGGGAAA TCCTCTTCCCCACATTCGCTGGAGGAAACTGGATGCCGACCTTCCACCCAACTACGAGGTGAGCATGAACGGGGCACTTCTACACCTCATCAATGTGCAGTATGAGGATGAGGGCAGCTACGAGTGTGAAGCCCTCAACGTCAAAGGCATGGACTGGTACCGCCAGTGGCTCTATGTGGAGG GTGCTCCAGAATGGGCGGAGCATATTAATGACACTGAGAAGGATGTTGGTACAGAGCTTACTCTGTCATGCACTGCTGTGGGAAAGCCATTACCATGGATACGCTGGATGAAGGATGGTTATTCT TATGGTAAAGGGGAGCTGAAGTTCTCTAGTCTCACATTTGAAGATTCAGGCATGTATCAGTGTGTTGCTGAGAACACCTGGGGTGTCATCTATGCCAATGCAGAGCTACGGGTGGTCT CTTGTGCACCTACTTTCATATACAACCCAGTGAAGAAAAAACTTCTGGGTGCTCAAAATGGCCGTGTGGTTATTGAGTGTAAACCAAGAGCAGCTCCGAAGCCCAGATTTATCTGGAAACGAGGCTCTGAACTACTCTCCAACTCATCTCG TATGTCTATCTGGGCTGATGGGAGTCTTGAAATTGTAAATGTGACGATGAGTGATGAGGGCTCATATACCTGTTATGCCGAGAATGATCGCGGCAAGGCCAACAGCACTGGCTCCCTCACCATCACCG AGGCTACTAAGATCACTATAGCGCCATCAGACGTAGAAGTAATGGTGGGTGAGATGGCTGTCCTTCAGTGTTCTGCTTCATATGACCCAAGCCTAGACATCACCTTCATCTGGACAAGGGATTCATACATTATCAACTTAGTCACTGACTTTGAACACTATGAGCAGATGATG GgcagagagaacagtggagacCTGCTGATTAAAAACGCTCAGATCGAGCATGCAGGGGAGTACATCTGTACAGCTCAGACCATTGTTGACAATGCCACAGCAATTGCTAATGTTGTTGTCAAAG GTCTTCCTGGCCCTCCAGGTGGGGTGCGTGTGGAGGAAATCAAAGATACTTCAGTAAAACTTGTTTGGAGTCTGGGCTCAGACCACGGGAGCCCCCTCACTCAACATGTTATACAGTCCAGAGACTTTTACGCCATTGACCCAGAAGACTGGAAAACTGCAGTTACCT CTCCTGTTTTCTTGGATGGGAAAACTGAGACAGCAGAAGTAATTGATCTGTATCCTTGGATGGAGTATGAATTTCGCGTCTATGCCATCAATGAGTTGGGAGCAGGAGTGAGCAGCCTGCcatccattaaaataaaaacctggGATGCCA TTCCTACCATGTCTCCCACTGATGTTGATGGCTATATGAGTGTGACTGGAGAGCTTATTGTCACCTGGact CCTTTGAAGCCCCAGTACTTCTTTGGAAAGAAGATTGGCTATGTGGTGGCATTTAAGCCCCATGAGGACTCTGAGTGGAAGTGGTCGACAGTAGCAGATCCAGAGGCCAGGCGCTTTACATTTAAGATCACCATCAACCCAGACACTGAGATTGAAGTCAAAGTGAAAGCCTACAACAACAAAGGAGAGGGGCCATACAGTCTGACTAAAGTAGTGTTCTCATCTTCAATTG CACCCACCGAGGCACCTCTGGATGTTTATGCCCGACAAGTCACCGCCACTGAGGCTCTAGTGTGGTGGATGCCAGTCTACCAGGTTCCTCCACACTGGGTGGATGGCTACCAG ATCCGTTACTGGAGGAAATATGATGACAATGAAGCAGCTGCTTCTCGTGTTCTGGTGCACAGTTCTTTTAACCAGACCCGTCTGGAGAACATGCGGCCTGACTCTCACTACTTAATTGAGGTACGGGCCTACAATGGAGCTGGATTAGGACCACCTAGTGAGCACTGCGAGATGTTCACCAGAAGACCAC CTCCAAGTCGTCGCCTGAGAGTATACAAATATGTTAGCTTTACAAGGAAATGGCTCTATATCTATTGGGATCACATCTATAACTACTGGAATGAGTCTTATGTAGAAGGTTACAAG ATCTTGTATAGAAAGGAAGGAGAGCGCTATGGGAAACTGTACACCACTGGCAGGCACTACATAGACTTCCCCATGCCTGAGACAGGCGACTATGTGATTGAGATTCGGGCTCGCTGTGAAGGAGGAGATGGCCCAATTTCTCAGATACGAGTGCAAG GTCGAGCTGCActggtctctcagtctctcagtgCTGTCTCTCTGCTGCTACTGGTGCTGTCCTGGATGAACCTGGGCCTATAG